The following proteins come from a genomic window of Methanosarcina sp. MTP4:
- a CDS encoding glycoside hydrolase family 15 protein: protein MRPLIFGNGRILICEDEKGIIRDIYSPYVGLENHGNSIRVGICDLDSLYCTWLENWKVRQQYKSVFEENFCERFLEISGSAPFPEEKGERKISLKGADTCQEVVSNIGESVFENPDIGVRVTVWEAVHPSTNIFYRAFEVKNISDSPRNLRLFSNQNYRILETKIGETAVIDKQALIHYKRDRYFLHGSEPEFDQYAVGTAEWKGMEGTWKDMENDAHLSGNPVAHGSVDSTLGWTLPELKQGESARVYFWIVLGKKYCNVLKIHKRVKAAGKSTLFHHNFNFWNSFTERVSVLPEFSRMTQLPERVVRCFYRSLLAVVAHMDISGSVIASCDSDIKQFGADLYTYCWPRDAAWICLALDRARYHYLSRETFEFFSKILTNKGNFLHKYTPAGDFGSTWHPVPMIQIDETGLPLYALYHNWKIARNVWTTGRYSRSLLLPAANYLAKALDEKTGLPISSFDLWEERKGVHTYSACTVYAGLQGASELARSLGDYDNADVWEEAASRVKQAVRDKLYDEKLKRFVRSLDDPTLDSSVFAVWYFGILPPDDPKVVRTMEAIERELTRPSGGIARYQHDSYYGYMNSWIICTLWLSQWHSAVGNLDRALELINWCAAHAHPTGLMSEQIDDKGRSLSVLPLAWSHSAFVLAVLEYLQALGKEEGPACTYQEKEI from the coding sequence ATGAGGCCGCTTATCTTCGGAAACGGAAGAATCCTTATCTGTGAAGATGAAAAGGGGATTATAAGGGACATTTATTCTCCGTACGTAGGGCTTGAGAACCACGGGAACTCAATAAGAGTTGGCATCTGCGACCTGGACTCCCTCTACTGCACCTGGCTTGAAAACTGGAAGGTCCGGCAGCAGTATAAGTCCGTGTTTGAGGAAAATTTTTGTGAACGCTTTTTGGAAATATCAGGAAGTGCACCCTTTCCGGAAGAAAAAGGGGAAAGAAAAATTTCCCTAAAAGGAGCGGATACCTGCCAGGAAGTGGTCTCCAACATCGGGGAATCGGTATTCGAAAACCCGGATATCGGGGTCAGGGTAACGGTATGGGAAGCAGTTCACCCCTCGACAAATATCTTCTACCGGGCATTTGAGGTTAAGAACATTTCAGACTCCCCGCGAAACCTGCGCCTTTTTTCCAACCAGAATTACCGGATTCTTGAAACCAAGATAGGGGAAACGGCAGTAATCGATAAGCAAGCTTTGATCCATTATAAGCGCGACCGCTATTTCCTGCACGGGAGCGAACCGGAATTTGACCAGTACGCGGTCGGGACTGCGGAATGGAAAGGGATGGAAGGCACCTGGAAAGACATGGAAAATGACGCTCATCTAAGCGGTAACCCCGTGGCCCACGGTTCGGTGGATTCCACCCTTGGCTGGACCCTGCCCGAACTGAAACAAGGGGAATCCGCAAGGGTGTATTTCTGGATCGTGCTTGGGAAAAAGTACTGCAATGTGCTCAAGATACATAAGCGGGTGAAGGCAGCCGGGAAAAGCACTCTTTTTCACCACAACTTCAATTTCTGGAACTCCTTTACCGAAAGGGTGTCCGTCCTTCCTGAATTTTCCAGGATGACACAGCTCCCCGAAAGGGTTGTTCGCTGCTTTTACCGAAGCCTGCTTGCGGTGGTCGCCCATATGGACATCTCGGGTTCGGTGATTGCTTCCTGTGATTCGGATATCAAGCAGTTCGGGGCTGACCTTTACACTTACTGCTGGCCGAGAGACGCTGCCTGGATCTGCCTTGCCCTAGACAGGGCGCGCTACCATTACCTGAGCAGGGAAACCTTTGAGTTTTTTTCAAAAATTCTCACAAACAAAGGCAACTTCCTGCACAAGTATACCCCTGCAGGGGATTTCGGAAGCACCTGGCACCCTGTCCCTATGATCCAGATAGATGAGACGGGCCTTCCCCTCTATGCCCTTTACCACAACTGGAAAATTGCAAGGAACGTCTGGACCACGGGCCGCTACAGCAGGTCCCTCCTGCTTCCCGCCGCAAACTACCTTGCAAAGGCTCTGGACGAAAAAACAGGGCTTCCGATCTCAAGTTTTGACCTATGGGAAGAGCGGAAAGGTGTGCACACCTACAGCGCCTGCACGGTCTATGCGGGCCTCCAGGGAGCCTCCGAACTGGCCCGTTCCCTGGGGGACTATGACAACGCGGATGTCTGGGAAGAGGCCGCAAGCCGCGTTAAACAGGCAGTCCGGGATAAGCTTTACGATGAGAAGTTGAAACGTTTCGTGCGCTCCCTGGACGACCCGACTCTCGACTCCTCGGTTTTTGCGGTCTGGTATTTCGGGATCCTTCCTCCGGATGACCCGAAAGTTGTCAGGACAATGGAAGCCATTGAACGCGAACTCACCCGCCCCTCCGGGGGCATTGCCCGCTACCAGCATGACAGCTATTACGGGTACATGAACAGCTGGATCATCTGCACCCTCTGGCTCTCCCAATGGCACTCTGCAGTCGGAAACCTGGACCGGGCTCTTGAACTCATTAACTGGTGCGCCGCTCATGCCCACCCCACAGGTCTCATGTCCGAACAGATAGATGATAAGGGCAGGTCCCTTTCGGTCCTTCCCCTTGCCTGGTCCCATTCAGCCTTCGTGCTGGCAGTGCTCGAGTACCTGCAAGCCCTTGGAAAGGAGGAAGGTCCCGCCTGTACTTATCAGGAAAAAGAAATTTGA